The proteins below come from a single Xiphophorus hellerii strain 12219 chromosome 14, Xiphophorus_hellerii-4.1, whole genome shotgun sequence genomic window:
- the LOC116732026 gene encoding gastrula zinc finger protein XlCGF49.1-like, producing the protein MRIHTSKLSWETSDWISCFISYRGMDPPNRNRSNRTRWVSSSGPTDPKKPENQEGKRHCCPHCGKVFSRACGLWRHQKIHRGEKPYGCGECGKTFGQAAHLKRHQNIHSAEQSFLCPQCGNTFTQKETLKLHLERVHGRLQPYGCQDCGKRFSKRSNLKVHQLLHSGEKPHACEACGKRFRDRSHLRNHRVTHSGEKPFWCEECGKTFTRPGSLRKHQRSHTRDRPYCCDMFCR; encoded by the exons AtgcgcattcacacctctaAACTCAGCTGGGAAACCTCAGACTGGATTAGTTGCTTTATTTCATACCGCGGAATGGACCCGCCGAACCGGAACcgctccaacagaaccagatgGGTCTCCTCCTCTGGTCCCACCGACCcaaag AAACCTGAGAACCAGGAGGGGAAACGCCACTGCTGTCCCCACTGTGGGAAGGTCTTCAGCAGAGCCTGTGGCCTGTGGAGACACCAGAAGATCCACAGAGGAGAGAAGCCGTATGGCTGTGGTGAGTGTGGGAAGACGTTCGGCCAGGCGGCCCACCTGAAGCGGCACCAGAACATCCACAGCGCGGAGCAGAGCTTCCTCTGCCCGCAGTGTGGGAACACCTTCACCCAGAAGGAAACCCTGAAGCTGCACCTGGAGCGTGTCCACGGCCGCCTGCAGCCCTACGGCTGTCAGGACTGCGGGAAACGCTTCTCCAAGCGCAGCAACCTCAAGGTCCACCAGCTGCTGCACAGCGGAGAAAAGCCACACGCATGTGAGGCCTGTGGGAAGAGGTTCAGGGACCGCAGCCACCTGAGGAACCACCGGGTCACCCACAGCGGGGAGAAACCCTTCTGGTGCGAGGAGTGTGGGAAGACGTTCACCCGGCCCGGTTCCCTGAGGAAACACCAGAGGAGCCACACCAGGGACAGACCGTACTGCTGCGACATGTTCTGCAGATGA
- the LOC116732018 gene encoding sialoadhesin-like — protein MNAAAPPLLLCLSLSFSCCQTVSCHDAPRPSSLVVSPNQSQFYEYGSVSLSCEQFGPDGWTVWRQTASGLQVSPCSVWGSQTSSTCTISTLKKTDSGVYWCESRHRDSSHTVNITVTIGQVVLIGPVLPVTEGDDITLTCQHKSAPGSNAEFFKDGSKMGSEGGLILRNVSRAHEGGYTCRVNGVSSETSWLLVKDVSKPASLSVSPDSSQVLEYQSFSLSCSSSAPGWTIRRFSENTRKTSSCGGDWGVLSSSVCRLQTAKKSDSALYWCESPTMQRSNTVQITVYDRPVVLLIPALPVASGRNVNLTCLTRSPSAASADFYRNDSFIGSGSWSFILRSVSTDDEGSYSCRTGGGASPPGWLSVRAPPDPDPDPDPDPDSSSSPLRSILWKILYAPVSIFYFIPTCVFIYKLRHRATGWSPAGRTRTSGPRRAAEEEEAAGGDDYDDAMAPVTTQHHF, from the exons ATGAACGCCGCcgcgccgccgctgctgctct GTTTATCTCTGAGCTTCAGCTGCTGCCAGACGGTTTCCTGCCACG ACGCGCCCCGTCCCTCCTCCCTGGTCGTCTCCCCCAACCAGTCTCAGTTCTATGAGTACGGTTCTGTCTCCCTCAGCTGTGAGCAGTTTGGACCGGACGGATGGACGGTGTGGAGACAAACCGCATCGGG GTTGCAGGTGTCTCCATGTTCTGTGTGGGGAAGTCAAACCTCCTCCACCTGCACCATCAGCACCCTGAAGAAGACGGACAGCGGCGTGTACTGGTGCGAGTCCAGACACCGAGACAGCAGCCACACCGTCAACATCACCGTCACCA TTGGACAGGTGGTCCTGATCGGTCCGGTCCTTCCTGTGACGGAGGGAGATGACATCACTCTGACCTGTCAACATAAGAGCGCTCCAGGTTCAAACGCTGAGTTCTTCAAAGACGGATCCAAGATGGGGTCTGAAGGTGGCCTGATCCTCCGTAACGTCTCCAGGGCCCATGAAGGAGGTTACACCTGTAGAGTCAACGGCGTTTCATCTGAGACCAGCTGGCTGCTCGTCAAAG ATGTGTCCAAGCCGGCATCTCTGAGCGTGAGTCCGGACTCGTCTCAGGTTCTGGAGTATCAGTCCTTCagtctgagctgcagcagctcggCTCCAGGATGGACCATCAGACGCTTCTCTGAAAACACCAGGAAGACGTCCAGCTGTGGGGGGGACTGGGGCGTCCTGTCTTCCTCTGTCTGCAGGCTGCAGACGGCCAAGAAGTCTGACAGCGCCCTCTACTGGTGTGAGTCTCCCACCATGCAGCGGAGCAACACGGTTCAGATTACCGTGTATG acCGACCGGTGGTTCTGCTGATCCCGGCTCTGCCTGTGGCGTCTGGACGAAACGTTAATCTGACCTGCCTGACCAGGAGCCCGTCTGCTGCCTCGGCTGATTTCTATAGAAACGATTCCTTCATCGGGTCGGGATCCTGGTCCTTCATCCTGAGATCCGTTTCCACGGACGATGAAGGTTCCTACAGCTGCAGGACGGGAGGCGGAGCCTCTCCGCCCGGCTGGCTGtcggtcagag ctcctccagatccagatccagatccagatccagatccagattcttcttcttctcctcttcgCTCCATCCTGTGGAAAATCCTCTACGCTCCGGTTTCCATCTTTTATTTCATCCCCACCTGCGTCTTCATCTACAAGCTCAGACACAGAGCCACAG GCTGGAGCCCAGCGGGCCGGACCAGAACCTCTGGACCCAGACGAGCCgcagaagaggaagaagcagcaggtgGAGACGACTATGACGACGCCATGGCTCCTGTCACCACTCAGCATCATTTCTGA